The following coding sequences lie in one Dunckerocampus dactyliophorus isolate RoL2022-P2 chromosome 4, RoL_Ddac_1.1, whole genome shotgun sequence genomic window:
- the jak2b gene encoding tyrosine-protein kinase JAK2 isoform X1 produces the protein MRPTLSHGKLPRGNKKSFAVSEKMTALVGGGMLQMASQQATDATTGTCAAAVHHPNGDAHRECPDTMSATATATVLRLHFYHSSQGASDCKFLGYPAGDYVAEELCIAAAKACSISPLYLSLFGLFKERDRLWFSPNHIFRLDDAASEDVFFRLRYYYPGWYSGGASRAYRYGVAKGSESPVLDDNVMSYLFSQWRSDFISGLVQISNSHEMQEECLGMAVLDMTRTAKERQMLPLDIYHTISYKSFLPKEMRAQIEDCNFLTRKRIRFRFRRFIQQFGQCRTTVRDLKLKYLISMESLEKAFYTETFQVREVSSGQLIILVAADTGIQWCREKLKDSDQELQTLCDFPEVIDIGIKQANKEPASESRVVTINKQDGKILELEFPGLSEALSFVSLIDGHYRLTTDAHHYLCKEVAPPRLVEAIASHCHGPVSMEFAISRLQKSANKRGLYILRCSPKDFNKYFLTFPVEVYDAVEYKHCQITRSDSGEFNLSGTKRNFSSLKDLLSCYQKETVRSDSFIFQFSKCCPPKSKEKSCLLVCRRNKASEVPPSPPLQRHNVSQMVFHKIKKEDLEFMESLGRGTFTKIFKGVRKELGDYGLVHQTEVVMKVLDQAHRNYSESFFEAASVMSQLSHKHLVLNYGVCVCGEENIMVQEFVKFGSLDTYLKKNKNSLNILWKLEVAKQLASAMNFLEEKRLVHGNVCAKNVLLIREQDRRAGNPPFIKLSDPGISITVLPKDILIERIPWVPPECIDDPANLSLAADKWSFGITLWEICSGGERPLAALDDSKKSLFYEDQHQLPAPKWTELANLISSCTDYEPTFRPTFRAVIRDLNSLFTPDYELIVDSDILPNRTAGFGWTTGGFESREPAQFEERHLIFLQQLGKGNFGSVEMCRYDPLQDNTGEVVAVKKLQHSTAEHIRDFEREIEILKSLQHENIVKYKGVCYSAGRRNLRLVMEYLPFGSLRDYLMKNKERIDNKKLMLYTSQICKGMQYLSSKRYIHRDLATRNILVESELRVKIGDFGLTKVLPQDKEYYMVKEPGESPIFWYAPESLTESRFSVASDVWSFGVVLYELFTHSDKNCSPPAIFMSMMGNDKQGQLIVYHLIELLKSGSRLPQPSTCPLEMYEIMEECWDKDPGLRPSFNELTLRIDLLRDSI, from the exons ATGCGACCCACCTTGTCGcacgggaaactcccacggggCAACAAGAAGTCATTCGCTGTATCGGAAAAGATGACCGCCCTTGTTGGTG GCGGCATGTTGCAGATGGCCTCCCAGCAAGCCACGGATGCGACCACGGGCACGTGCGCCGCGGCGGTGCACCACCCCAACGGGGACGCTCATCGCGAATGTCCAGACACGATGAGCGCCACCGCGACTGCTACCGTTCTGAGGCTTCATTTCTACCACAGCAGCCAGGGAGCGTCCGACTGCAAATTCCTGGGCTACCCAGCTGGCGATTATGTGGCCGAGGAGCTGTGCATCGCCGCCGCCAAAGCATGCA GTATATCGCCTCTGTACTTGAGCCTTTTTGGCCTCTTCAAGGAGAGAGACCGCTTGTGGTTCTCGCCCAACCACATTTTCCGCCTTGACGATGCCGCCTCAGAAGATGTGTTTTTCAGATTAAG GTACTACTACCCTGGCTGGTACAGCGGTGGGGCATCCCGGGCGTATCGATACGGGGTCGCAAAGGGATCCGAAAGTCCCGTCCTCGACGATAATGTGATGTCATACCTGTTCTCTCAG TGGAGGAGTGATTTTATCAGCGGCTTGGTGCAGATCTCAAACTCCCACGAGATGCAGGAAGAGTGCCTTGGTATGGCTGTGCTGGACATGACTCGGACCGCCAAGGAGAGACAGATGCTGCCGCTGGACATTTACCACACTATAAG CTACAAGTCCTTCTTGCCCAAGGAAATGCGAGCTCAGATCGAGGACTGCAACTTCCTGACGCGCAAGCGCATCCGCTTTCGCTTCAGGCGCTTCATCCAGCAGTTCGGTCAGTGCCGCACTACGGTGCGTGACCTCAAGCTCAAGTACCTCATCAGCATGGAGTCCCTGGAGAAGGCATTCTACACGGAGACCTTCCAGGTCCGAGAGGTGTCCAGCGGGCAGCTCATCATCCTGGTGGCGGCAGACACTGGCATCCAGTGGTGCCGGGAGAAACTGAAAGATTCCGACCAG GAGCTGCAGACGCTGTGTGACTTTCCAGAAGTTATTGACATCGGAATCAAACAGGCCAACAAGGAGCCCGCCTCCGAGAGCCGTGTGGTCACCATCAACAAGCAAGATGGCAAGATCCTG GAGTTGGAGTTCCCCGGTCTGTCTGAAGCGCTCTCCTTCGTGTCGCTGATCGACGGCCACTATCGGCTCACCACCGATGCGCACCACTACCTTTGTAAAGAGGTGGCGCCCCCTAGGCTGGTGGAGGCCATCGCTTCCCACTGCCACGGCCCAGTCTC GATGGAGTTTGCCATTAGCCGACTTCAGAAATCTGCAAATAAACGTGGCCTGTACATTTTAAGATGTAGCCCAAAGGACTTCAACAAGTACTTTCTGACGTTCCCTGTTGAG GTGTACGATGCTGTAGAATACAAGCACTGTCAGATAACCAGGTCTGACAGCGGGGAGTTCAACTTAAGCGGCACCAAAAGGAATTTCAGCAGTCTGAAGGATCTGCTCAGCTGCTACCAGAAAGAAACAGTGCGCTCTGACAGCTTCATTTTTCAATTCAGCAAGTGCTGTCCACCGAAATCCAAAG AGAAGTCCTGCCTGCTGGTGTGCAGGAGAAACAAGGCTTCTGAAGTGCCTCCCTCGCCCCCCCTGCAGCGACACAACGTCAGCCAAATGGTCTTTCACAAGATCAAGAAAGAAGATCtggagttt ATGGAGAGTCTTGGCCGGGGGACATTCACTAAGATCTTCAAAGGGGTCCGCAAGGAGCTCGGAGACTACGGCCTTGTGCACCAAACCGAAGTAGTCATGAAAGTCCTGGACCAGGCCCACAGGAATTACTCAGAg TCTTTCTTTGAAGCGGCCAGCGTGATGAGCCAGTTGTCCCACAAGCACTTGGTGCTCAACTAtggcgtgtgtgtctgtggcgAGGAAA ACATCATGGTGCAGGAGTTTGTGAAGTTTGGCTCCCTGGACACCTACttgaagaagaacaagaactCACTGAACATCCTCTGGAAGCTGGAGGTGGCCAAGCAGCTGGCCTCCGCCATGAACTTCCTG GAGGAGAAGCGCCTGGTCCACGGAAACGTCTGCGCAAAAAACGTGCTCCTGATCCGAGAGCAGGACCGCCGGGCCGGGAACCCACCCTTCATCAAACTGAGTGACCCCGGCATCAGCATCACCGTCCTGCCTAAAGACA TTTTGATCGAGAGGATCCCGTGGGTGCCTCCCGAGTGCATCGACGACCCCGCCAACCTAAGCCTGGCAGCAGACAAGTGGAGCTTTGGCATCACGCTTTGGGAGATCTGCAGTGGCGGCGAGAGGCCGCTAGCAGCGCTGGACGACTCCAAG AAAAGCCTCTTCTATGAGGACCAGCACCAGCTTCCTGCGCCCAAGTGGACCGAGCTGGCCAATCTGATTAGCAGCTGCACCGACTACGAGCCCACGTTCAGGCCGACGTTTCGCGCCGTCATCCGTGACCTGAACAGCCTCTTCACGCCAG ACTATGAACTCATCGTGGACAGCGACATCCTCCCCAACCGGACGGCAGGATTCGGTTGGACGACGGGAGGCTTCGAGAGTCGGGAACCCGCCCAGTTTGAAGAGAGACACCTCATATTTTTACAACAGCTGGGGAAG GGCAACTTCGGCAGCGTGGAGATGTGCCGCTACGACCCCCTGCAGGACAACACTGGCGAGGTGGTGGCCGTAAAGAAGCTGCAGCACAGCACCGCCGAGCACATCCGGGACTTCGAGCGCGAGATCGAAATCCTGAAATCTCTGCAGCACGAGAACATCGTCAAGTACAAAGGCGTCTGCTACAGCGCAG GCCGACGTAATCTGCGTCTCGTCATGGAGTACCTCCCCTTCGGAAGCCTGCGAGATTACCTGATGAAGAACAAGGAGAGGATTGACAACAAGAAGCTGATGCTATACACCTCTCAGATCTGCAAG GGAATGCAGTACCTGTCCAGTAAGCGCTACATTCACCGTGATCTGGCAACCAGGAACATCCTGGTGGAAAGCGAGCTGAGGGTGAAAATTGGCGATTTTGGCCTGACCAAAGTCCTCCCTCAGGACAAGGAGTACTACATGGTCAAAGAGCCCGGAGAGAGCCCCATATTTTG GTACGCTCCCGAGTCGCTGACGGAGAGCAGGTTCTCAGTGGCGTCGGATGTGTGGAGCTTCGGCGTGGTGCTTTACGAGCTCTTCACCCACAGCGACAAGAACTGCAGCCCTCCTGCG ATATTCATGTCTATGATGGGCAACGACAAGCAGGGGCAGCTGATCGTCTACCACCTCATCGAGTTGCTCAAGTCTGGCAGCAGGCTGCCACAGCCCAGCACTTGCCCCTTGGAG ATGTACGAGATCATGGAGGAGTGCTGGGACAAAGACCCCGGCTTGCGTCCGTCTTTCAACGAGCTGACCCTGCGCATCGACCTGCTCAGGGATTCCATTTAA
- the jak2b gene encoding tyrosine-protein kinase JAK2 isoform X2, whose amino-acid sequence MLQMASQQATDATTGTCAAAVHHPNGDAHRECPDTMSATATATVLRLHFYHSSQGASDCKFLGYPAGDYVAEELCIAAAKACSISPLYLSLFGLFKERDRLWFSPNHIFRLDDAASEDVFFRLRYYYPGWYSGGASRAYRYGVAKGSESPVLDDNVMSYLFSQWRSDFISGLVQISNSHEMQEECLGMAVLDMTRTAKERQMLPLDIYHTISYKSFLPKEMRAQIEDCNFLTRKRIRFRFRRFIQQFGQCRTTVRDLKLKYLISMESLEKAFYTETFQVREVSSGQLIILVAADTGIQWCREKLKDSDQELQTLCDFPEVIDIGIKQANKEPASESRVVTINKQDGKILELEFPGLSEALSFVSLIDGHYRLTTDAHHYLCKEVAPPRLVEAIASHCHGPVSMEFAISRLQKSANKRGLYILRCSPKDFNKYFLTFPVEVYDAVEYKHCQITRSDSGEFNLSGTKRNFSSLKDLLSCYQKETVRSDSFIFQFSKCCPPKSKEKSCLLVCRRNKASEVPPSPPLQRHNVSQMVFHKIKKEDLEFMESLGRGTFTKIFKGVRKELGDYGLVHQTEVVMKVLDQAHRNYSESFFEAASVMSQLSHKHLVLNYGVCVCGEENIMVQEFVKFGSLDTYLKKNKNSLNILWKLEVAKQLASAMNFLEEKRLVHGNVCAKNVLLIREQDRRAGNPPFIKLSDPGISITVLPKDILIERIPWVPPECIDDPANLSLAADKWSFGITLWEICSGGERPLAALDDSKKSLFYEDQHQLPAPKWTELANLISSCTDYEPTFRPTFRAVIRDLNSLFTPDYELIVDSDILPNRTAGFGWTTGGFESREPAQFEERHLIFLQQLGKGNFGSVEMCRYDPLQDNTGEVVAVKKLQHSTAEHIRDFEREIEILKSLQHENIVKYKGVCYSAGRRNLRLVMEYLPFGSLRDYLMKNKERIDNKKLMLYTSQICKGMQYLSSKRYIHRDLATRNILVESELRVKIGDFGLTKVLPQDKEYYMVKEPGESPIFWYAPESLTESRFSVASDVWSFGVVLYELFTHSDKNCSPPAIFMSMMGNDKQGQLIVYHLIELLKSGSRLPQPSTCPLEMYEIMEECWDKDPGLRPSFNELTLRIDLLRDSI is encoded by the exons ATGTTGCAGATGGCCTCCCAGCAAGCCACGGATGCGACCACGGGCACGTGCGCCGCGGCGGTGCACCACCCCAACGGGGACGCTCATCGCGAATGTCCAGACACGATGAGCGCCACCGCGACTGCTACCGTTCTGAGGCTTCATTTCTACCACAGCAGCCAGGGAGCGTCCGACTGCAAATTCCTGGGCTACCCAGCTGGCGATTATGTGGCCGAGGAGCTGTGCATCGCCGCCGCCAAAGCATGCA GTATATCGCCTCTGTACTTGAGCCTTTTTGGCCTCTTCAAGGAGAGAGACCGCTTGTGGTTCTCGCCCAACCACATTTTCCGCCTTGACGATGCCGCCTCAGAAGATGTGTTTTTCAGATTAAG GTACTACTACCCTGGCTGGTACAGCGGTGGGGCATCCCGGGCGTATCGATACGGGGTCGCAAAGGGATCCGAAAGTCCCGTCCTCGACGATAATGTGATGTCATACCTGTTCTCTCAG TGGAGGAGTGATTTTATCAGCGGCTTGGTGCAGATCTCAAACTCCCACGAGATGCAGGAAGAGTGCCTTGGTATGGCTGTGCTGGACATGACTCGGACCGCCAAGGAGAGACAGATGCTGCCGCTGGACATTTACCACACTATAAG CTACAAGTCCTTCTTGCCCAAGGAAATGCGAGCTCAGATCGAGGACTGCAACTTCCTGACGCGCAAGCGCATCCGCTTTCGCTTCAGGCGCTTCATCCAGCAGTTCGGTCAGTGCCGCACTACGGTGCGTGACCTCAAGCTCAAGTACCTCATCAGCATGGAGTCCCTGGAGAAGGCATTCTACACGGAGACCTTCCAGGTCCGAGAGGTGTCCAGCGGGCAGCTCATCATCCTGGTGGCGGCAGACACTGGCATCCAGTGGTGCCGGGAGAAACTGAAAGATTCCGACCAG GAGCTGCAGACGCTGTGTGACTTTCCAGAAGTTATTGACATCGGAATCAAACAGGCCAACAAGGAGCCCGCCTCCGAGAGCCGTGTGGTCACCATCAACAAGCAAGATGGCAAGATCCTG GAGTTGGAGTTCCCCGGTCTGTCTGAAGCGCTCTCCTTCGTGTCGCTGATCGACGGCCACTATCGGCTCACCACCGATGCGCACCACTACCTTTGTAAAGAGGTGGCGCCCCCTAGGCTGGTGGAGGCCATCGCTTCCCACTGCCACGGCCCAGTCTC GATGGAGTTTGCCATTAGCCGACTTCAGAAATCTGCAAATAAACGTGGCCTGTACATTTTAAGATGTAGCCCAAAGGACTTCAACAAGTACTTTCTGACGTTCCCTGTTGAG GTGTACGATGCTGTAGAATACAAGCACTGTCAGATAACCAGGTCTGACAGCGGGGAGTTCAACTTAAGCGGCACCAAAAGGAATTTCAGCAGTCTGAAGGATCTGCTCAGCTGCTACCAGAAAGAAACAGTGCGCTCTGACAGCTTCATTTTTCAATTCAGCAAGTGCTGTCCACCGAAATCCAAAG AGAAGTCCTGCCTGCTGGTGTGCAGGAGAAACAAGGCTTCTGAAGTGCCTCCCTCGCCCCCCCTGCAGCGACACAACGTCAGCCAAATGGTCTTTCACAAGATCAAGAAAGAAGATCtggagttt ATGGAGAGTCTTGGCCGGGGGACATTCACTAAGATCTTCAAAGGGGTCCGCAAGGAGCTCGGAGACTACGGCCTTGTGCACCAAACCGAAGTAGTCATGAAAGTCCTGGACCAGGCCCACAGGAATTACTCAGAg TCTTTCTTTGAAGCGGCCAGCGTGATGAGCCAGTTGTCCCACAAGCACTTGGTGCTCAACTAtggcgtgtgtgtctgtggcgAGGAAA ACATCATGGTGCAGGAGTTTGTGAAGTTTGGCTCCCTGGACACCTACttgaagaagaacaagaactCACTGAACATCCTCTGGAAGCTGGAGGTGGCCAAGCAGCTGGCCTCCGCCATGAACTTCCTG GAGGAGAAGCGCCTGGTCCACGGAAACGTCTGCGCAAAAAACGTGCTCCTGATCCGAGAGCAGGACCGCCGGGCCGGGAACCCACCCTTCATCAAACTGAGTGACCCCGGCATCAGCATCACCGTCCTGCCTAAAGACA TTTTGATCGAGAGGATCCCGTGGGTGCCTCCCGAGTGCATCGACGACCCCGCCAACCTAAGCCTGGCAGCAGACAAGTGGAGCTTTGGCATCACGCTTTGGGAGATCTGCAGTGGCGGCGAGAGGCCGCTAGCAGCGCTGGACGACTCCAAG AAAAGCCTCTTCTATGAGGACCAGCACCAGCTTCCTGCGCCCAAGTGGACCGAGCTGGCCAATCTGATTAGCAGCTGCACCGACTACGAGCCCACGTTCAGGCCGACGTTTCGCGCCGTCATCCGTGACCTGAACAGCCTCTTCACGCCAG ACTATGAACTCATCGTGGACAGCGACATCCTCCCCAACCGGACGGCAGGATTCGGTTGGACGACGGGAGGCTTCGAGAGTCGGGAACCCGCCCAGTTTGAAGAGAGACACCTCATATTTTTACAACAGCTGGGGAAG GGCAACTTCGGCAGCGTGGAGATGTGCCGCTACGACCCCCTGCAGGACAACACTGGCGAGGTGGTGGCCGTAAAGAAGCTGCAGCACAGCACCGCCGAGCACATCCGGGACTTCGAGCGCGAGATCGAAATCCTGAAATCTCTGCAGCACGAGAACATCGTCAAGTACAAAGGCGTCTGCTACAGCGCAG GCCGACGTAATCTGCGTCTCGTCATGGAGTACCTCCCCTTCGGAAGCCTGCGAGATTACCTGATGAAGAACAAGGAGAGGATTGACAACAAGAAGCTGATGCTATACACCTCTCAGATCTGCAAG GGAATGCAGTACCTGTCCAGTAAGCGCTACATTCACCGTGATCTGGCAACCAGGAACATCCTGGTGGAAAGCGAGCTGAGGGTGAAAATTGGCGATTTTGGCCTGACCAAAGTCCTCCCTCAGGACAAGGAGTACTACATGGTCAAAGAGCCCGGAGAGAGCCCCATATTTTG GTACGCTCCCGAGTCGCTGACGGAGAGCAGGTTCTCAGTGGCGTCGGATGTGTGGAGCTTCGGCGTGGTGCTTTACGAGCTCTTCACCCACAGCGACAAGAACTGCAGCCCTCCTGCG ATATTCATGTCTATGATGGGCAACGACAAGCAGGGGCAGCTGATCGTCTACCACCTCATCGAGTTGCTCAAGTCTGGCAGCAGGCTGCCACAGCCCAGCACTTGCCCCTTGGAG ATGTACGAGATCATGGAGGAGTGCTGGGACAAAGACCCCGGCTTGCGTCCGTCTTTCAACGAGCTGACCCTGCGCATCGACCTGCTCAGGGATTCCATTTAA